In Streptomyces sp. SID8374, one genomic interval encodes:
- a CDS encoding BTAD domain-containing putative transcriptional regulator has product MSERMSAAGLSRGGPDGEQCSFGPRLQAFRRRAGLSQEVAALRAGISTRALRDIERGRVQRPQARTLQRLAEVLELSGGELADLLATTRTGPPRGAGRPRLLILGPLALQRGQTPVPVSSPMLRRLLGLLALKHPEPSTQREITDTLWPSGPPSSHQSLVHTYVSQVRRLLDPGGGPRTAPTPTVARTPTGYLLQASRSQIDLGHFDELLAQAERLHRAPDPGAAYESLTQALRWWRGPVLADADPVLRQHPAAVVANERRVKAVLLHADTALLLRRPEEAVPLLWSMVNAEPLHEGLHARLILTLGSCGEQAAALNVFSRLRDRLDKELGIAPSAEVRDAHLRVLRQQLPLAQRPDRPAPPGRPAPAGPLPAQLPSMAGSYVGRRRQLRDLDALLSPDPGERAHVVAVVGAPGVGKTALAKHWAHTRRAHFADGQLFVDLRGHSPLPTLRPGDVLAQFLRALGAPPDQLPADEDEAAALYRTLLADKQMLIVLDNARDAEQVRPLIPGARGCGVVITSRSRLAGLVVSDGARQLALDVLDPDEARRLLGSIIGECVATADEEAARRLVEVCGGLPLAIRIAGANLVARDTGIASYCAELAGDDMLSRLRIEGDRRSTVRAAFDLSYLALPAGARRMFRLLGLMPGPDVSVNGAAALADTTSAAAAELLVTLTDAHLVRERAAGRFGLHDLLRSYARELAGAEEARAARQRLFEWYLHHADAAARLLYPAEPAPGPSAQAPPSAALVFSDHGEASEWLESERESLSGAVRQASGSGFSAIAWRLAESLHSFLSVGMYTGECLEVATAGLFAAVADGELRAQAAAQLRRAECHWLLADRTRAVELFGSVVELARQADWADGQALALRRIGAAHRESGRDPLARGLARRGGAAGPVEGVTGLGLIR; this is encoded by the coding sequence ATGTCAGAGAGGATGTCGGCCGCGGGGCTGTCCCGGGGAGGTCCGGATGGCGAGCAGTGTTCGTTCGGGCCACGGCTCCAGGCGTTCCGCAGGCGGGCCGGGCTGAGTCAGGAGGTGGCCGCGTTACGGGCCGGGATCAGTACCCGGGCGCTCCGTGACATAGAGCGCGGGCGGGTCCAGCGGCCGCAGGCCCGTACCCTTCAACGCCTGGCGGAAGTCCTGGAGTTGAGCGGCGGTGAGCTGGCGGACCTGCTGGCCACCACCCGTACCGGACCACCGCGCGGCGCCGGGCGGCCCCGGCTGCTGATCCTCGGGCCGCTCGCCCTCCAGCGCGGGCAGACCCCCGTCCCGGTCTCCAGCCCGATGCTGCGGCGGCTGCTCGGGCTGCTCGCGCTCAAGCACCCCGAGCCCTCCACCCAGCGGGAGATCACCGACACCCTCTGGCCGTCCGGGCCGCCCAGCTCCCACCAGAGCCTGGTCCACACCTACGTCAGCCAGGTCCGCCGGCTCCTGGACCCGGGCGGCGGACCGCGGACCGCGCCGACGCCCACCGTCGCCCGGACCCCCACCGGCTATCTGCTCCAGGCGTCCCGGAGCCAGATCGACCTCGGCCACTTCGACGAGTTGCTGGCCCAGGCGGAGCGTCTGCACCGGGCGCCGGACCCGGGGGCCGCGTACGAGTCGCTGACGCAGGCCCTGCGGTGGTGGCGGGGGCCGGTGCTCGCGGACGCGGACCCGGTGCTGCGGCAGCACCCGGCCGCGGTGGTCGCCAACGAGCGGCGGGTCAAGGCGGTGCTGCTGCACGCCGACACCGCGCTGCTGCTGCGCCGGCCCGAGGAGGCCGTCCCGCTGCTCTGGTCCATGGTGAACGCCGAGCCGCTCCACGAGGGCCTGCACGCCCGGCTGATCCTCACCCTCGGCAGCTGCGGGGAGCAGGCCGCCGCGCTCAACGTCTTCAGCCGGCTGCGCGACCGGCTGGACAAGGAGCTCGGCATCGCCCCCAGCGCCGAGGTCCGCGACGCCCACCTGCGGGTGCTGCGCCAGCAACTGCCCCTCGCCCAGCGCCCGGACCGCCCCGCACCGCCCGGCCGCCCGGCGCCCGCAGGCCCGCTCCCGGCCCAACTCCCCTCCATGGCAGGCTCCTACGTCGGGCGGCGGCGGCAGCTGCGGGACCTGGACGCCCTCCTCTCGCCCGACCCGGGCGAGCGCGCGCACGTGGTGGCGGTCGTCGGCGCGCCCGGCGTCGGCAAGACCGCCCTCGCCAAGCACTGGGCGCACACGCGGCGCGCGCACTTCGCGGACGGCCAGCTCTTCGTCGATCTGCGCGGCCACTCCCCGCTGCCGACGCTGCGCCCCGGCGACGTACTGGCGCAGTTCCTCCGGGCCCTGGGCGCGCCGCCCGACCAGCTGCCCGCGGACGAGGACGAGGCCGCGGCGCTGTACCGGACCCTGCTCGCCGACAAGCAGATGCTGATCGTCCTGGACAACGCGCGCGACGCCGAACAGGTCCGGCCGCTCATCCCGGGCGCCCGGGGCTGCGGCGTGGTGATCACCAGCCGCAGCCGCCTCGCCGGTCTGGTAGTGAGCGACGGCGCCCGCCAGCTCGCGCTGGACGTCCTGGACCCGGACGAGGCCCGACGGCTGCTGGGCAGCATCATCGGCGAGTGCGTCGCCACGGCGGACGAGGAGGCGGCCCGAAGACTCGTGGAGGTCTGCGGCGGCCTGCCGCTGGCCATCCGGATCGCCGGGGCCAACCTGGTGGCCCGGGACACGGGCATCGCCTCCTACTGCGCGGAGCTGGCCGGTGACGACATGCTCAGCCGGCTCCGCATCGAAGGCGACCGGCGCTCCACGGTCCGGGCCGCCTTCGACCTCTCCTACCTCGCGCTCCCGGCCGGGGCCCGCCGGATGTTCCGGCTCCTGGGCCTCATGCCGGGCCCTGACGTCTCCGTGAACGGCGCCGCCGCCCTGGCGGACACCACATCGGCGGCGGCGGCCGAACTGCTGGTGACCCTGACCGACGCCCATCTCGTACGGGAACGCGCGGCGGGCCGCTTCGGTCTGCACGACCTGCTGCGCTCGTACGCCCGTGAGCTGGCCGGGGCGGAGGAGGCGCGCGCCGCCCGGCAGCGGCTCTTCGAGTGGTACCTCCACCACGCCGACGCGGCGGCCCGGCTCCTCTACCCGGCGGAGCCCGCGCCCGGCCCGTCCGCCCAGGCGCCGCCCTCGGCAGCGCTGGTCTTCTCGGACCACGGCGAGGCCTCGGAGTGGCTGGAAAGCGAGCGGGAGAGCCTGTCCGGCGCCGTCCGCCAGGCCTCCGGATCGGGCTTCAGCGCGATCGCCTGGCGGCTGGCGGAGAGCCTGCACAGCTTCCTCTCGGTGGGGATGTACACGGGCGAGTGCCTGGAGGTCGCGACCGCCGGCCTGTTCGCCGCCGTCGCGGACGGCGAGCTGCGGGCCCAGGCCGCCGCCCAGCTGCGGCGCGCCGAGTGCCACTGGCTGCTGGCGGACCGGACGCGGGCCGTGGAGCTGTTCGGCAGCGTGGTGGAGCTGGCTCGGCAGGCCGACTGGGCCGACGGGCAGGCTCTGGCGCTGCGCCGCATCGGGGCCGCGCACCGGGAGAGCGGCCGCGACCCCCTGGCCCGTGGACTCGCCCGGCGCGGGGGTGCGGCGGGGCCCGTCGAGGGCGTCACCGGCCTGGGGCTGATCCGCTGA
- a CDS encoding DNA polymerase III subunit delta', which translates to MTVWDDLVGQDRVREQLAAAAKDADALVTAVSDGEPLEQGSKMTHAWLFTGPPGSGRSTAARAFAAALQCTSPDRALGGEPGCGFCDGCHTSLIGTHADVQVIRTDLLSIGVKETRDLVRRAQLSPAVGRWQVIVMEDADRLTEGAGNVLLKAVEEPAPRTVWMLCAPSLEDVLPTIRSRCRHLTLGTPPVEAVADVLIRRDGVDPERAHAAARATQGHIGRARRLATDERARARRAAVLKVPLRVADVGGCLKAAQELIDTATDDAKQMAEEVDVKETEDLKAALGGVAGGRMPRGTAGAMKELEDKQKRRKTRTQRDSLDLALTELTGFYRDVLALQLGSRIAIANVDVQDSLDRIAQSSTPAQTLRRIEAVIACRQAMDRNVAPLLAVEAMTMSLRAG; encoded by the coding sequence ATGACCGTATGGGACGACCTGGTCGGACAGGACCGGGTGAGGGAACAGCTCGCCGCTGCCGCCAAGGACGCCGACGCACTGGTCACGGCCGTCTCCGACGGTGAGCCGCTGGAGCAGGGCTCGAAGATGACCCACGCCTGGCTGTTCACCGGACCGCCGGGTTCCGGACGGTCCACCGCCGCCCGCGCCTTCGCCGCCGCGCTCCAGTGCACCAGCCCGGACCGGGCGCTGGGCGGGGAGCCCGGCTGCGGGTTCTGCGACGGCTGCCACACGAGCCTGATCGGTACGCACGCCGACGTCCAGGTGATCCGTACGGACCTGCTCTCCATCGGTGTGAAGGAGACCCGCGACCTGGTCCGCCGCGCCCAGCTCTCCCCGGCGGTCGGCCGCTGGCAGGTCATCGTCATGGAGGACGCCGACCGGCTCACCGAGGGCGCGGGCAACGTGCTGCTGAAGGCGGTCGAGGAGCCGGCGCCGCGCACGGTGTGGATGCTGTGCGCCCCGTCGCTCGAAGACGTCCTCCCCACGATCCGCTCGCGCTGCCGCCACCTCACCCTCGGCACCCCGCCGGTGGAGGCGGTGGCGGACGTCCTGATCCGCCGGGACGGGGTCGACCCCGAGCGCGCGCATGCGGCGGCGCGGGCCACCCAGGGGCACATCGGCCGGGCGCGCCGCCTGGCCACCGACGAGCGGGCGCGGGCGCGACGGGCGGCGGTGCTCAAGGTTCCGCTGCGGGTCGCGGATGTGGGCGGCTGCCTCAAGGCGGCCCAGGAGCTGATCGACACGGCCACCGACGACGCCAAGCAGATGGCGGAGGAGGTGGACGTCAAGGAGACCGAGGACCTGAAGGCGGCGCTCGGCGGAGTGGCGGGCGGCCGGATGCCACGCGGCACGGCGGGGGCGATGAAGGAGCTGGAGGACAAGCAGAAGCGCCGCAAGACCCGGACGCAGCGCGACAGCCTGGACCTGGCGCTCACCGAGCTCACCGGCTTCTACCGCGATGTGCTGGCGCTCCAGCTCGGTTCGCGGATCGCCATCGCCAATGTGGACGTGCAGGACTCGCTGGACCGGATCGCGCAGTCCTCGACGCCCGCGCAGACGCTGCGCAGGATCGAGGCGGTGATCGCGTGCCGCCAGGCGATGGACCGCAATGTGGCGCCGCTGCTGGCGGTGGAGGCGATGACGATGTCGCTGAGAGCGGGCTGA
- the tmk gene encoding dTMP kinase yields MTRAEQPTVVSPTSDTLAADSRERAVRALLRVPPLKRLWSAQLVGGIGDALALLVLVLLSLQAAVLEGSFGAGYRGAAFAVAAVFGARILSTVLFGAVLLGPLTSLTAPGGKLDRRWLMIGVDGLRLALLIIAPLWIDWVPDKALMMILITVFVTGAGERLWAVAKESAAPALLPAPPIEGAAVRPLPDHLDALRRLSLRTNFLAVPAAAVVLLVATLIGNLLGTGLEWFSFHQAALGSYVAAGLFSASISTLYFLELPDTQTPRPRSPLEGLRRPTTGSGPDKGRTGALPLVVAACAAVAGAIAAAAAVSVLHAYDLGGGPVTFALLILALTGGTALGIRTAQKVLPALSRRRLLALATTVTGLALLALGLVPDTATGLAIALLAGYAAGVAANIGHAIIDQETEAARQARTTEHLQALVRVLVALGAVAGPLLAAAIGQHRLGGGDFVFDHGGAAYTLMLIGALLLPVAAIVLAKTDDRAGVPLRRDLREALRGGDPAVAPATTGFFLALEGGDGAGKSTQVEALADWIRAKGHEVVVTREPGATPVGKRLRSILLDVSSAGLSNRAEALLYAADRAEHVDSVVRPALERGAIVISDRYIDSSVAYQGAGRDLAPTEIARISRWATSGLVPHLTVLLDVDPQTARERFTEAPDRLESEPAEFHERVRSGFLTLAAADPTRYLVVDAGQEPEAITTVVRHRLDRLLPLSEAEIQAIEEARRKAEEEARRKAEEEAARKAEGERLEKERQEQLARLRAEEEERKQRELEEARQREAERQAEEARQRAEEARRRAEEDRRRLEAEERAREAEQERLRKQAEEEARLRKEAEALRLEKQRKAEEALVRAEEARRRAEAEAAARTEAARAEAERAEAASRASRSEASSRSEGHGPTVPENELTVPTPIVNPNEITQPVPAARPEEGPGSGSASGSGSGSRSGSGSGSGDDETAMLPRITDERPGREARDGRDSRDARGARDSREARDARDARAADETAVLPPVRGDQPSDRVPKGYFRDEGPATPPAESENERTRELPQIEDPQAAGRADESRSRRKRPRPDWAEETPLDDLPTLADELLGGHDDEGPTGRGRRPRG; encoded by the coding sequence ATGACGCGAGCCGAGCAGCCAACGGTCGTGAGCCCCACCTCCGACACACTTGCCGCAGACTCACGCGAGCGCGCCGTACGAGCCCTGTTGCGTGTTCCCCCGCTGAAGCGGTTGTGGAGCGCCCAGCTCGTCGGCGGTATCGGCGATGCACTCGCCCTTCTCGTGCTGGTGCTGTTGTCGCTGCAAGCAGCGGTCCTGGAGGGCTCATTCGGGGCCGGATACCGCGGGGCGGCCTTCGCCGTCGCCGCCGTGTTCGGTGCCCGCATCCTTTCCACCGTGCTCTTCGGAGCCGTACTCCTGGGGCCTTTGACGTCGCTCACCGCGCCCGGCGGGAAACTGGACCGGCGATGGCTGATGATCGGGGTGGACGGGCTGCGGCTCGCCCTGCTGATCATCGCCCCGCTGTGGATCGACTGGGTGCCGGACAAGGCGCTCATGATGATCCTCATCACCGTCTTCGTGACCGGTGCCGGTGAGCGCCTGTGGGCGGTGGCCAAGGAGAGCGCCGCCCCGGCGCTGCTGCCCGCCCCGCCCATCGAAGGCGCGGCCGTACGTCCGCTCCCCGACCATCTCGACGCCCTGCGCAGGCTGTCGCTCCGTACGAACTTCCTGGCCGTCCCCGCCGCCGCGGTGGTGCTGCTGGTCGCCACGCTGATCGGCAACCTCCTCGGCACCGGCCTGGAGTGGTTCTCCTTCCACCAGGCGGCCCTGGGTTCGTATGTCGCGGCCGGTCTGTTCTCGGCCTCCATCTCGACCCTGTACTTCCTCGAACTGCCCGACACCCAGACCCCCCGGCCGCGCTCGCCCCTGGAAGGCCTGCGCCGCCCCACCACCGGAAGCGGCCCCGACAAGGGCCGCACCGGCGCCCTGCCGCTGGTCGTCGCCGCCTGCGCGGCCGTCGCCGGGGCGATCGCGGCGGCCGCCGCCGTGTCCGTCCTGCACGCCTACGACCTGGGCGGCGGACCCGTCACGTTCGCGCTGCTGATCCTGGCGCTGACCGGCGGCACCGCCCTCGGCATCCGTACGGCGCAGAAGGTGCTGCCCGCCCTGTCGCGGCGCCGCCTGCTCGCGCTGGCCACCACCGTCACCGGCCTCGCGCTCCTGGCGCTCGGCCTGGTGCCGGACACCGCCACCGGGCTCGCGATCGCGCTCCTGGCCGGTTACGCCGCCGGGGTCGCCGCCAACATCGGGCACGCCATCATCGACCAGGAGACCGAGGCGGCCCGGCAGGCCCGGACCACCGAGCACCTCCAGGCCCTCGTCCGGGTGCTCGTCGCGCTCGGCGCGGTCGCGGGCCCGCTGCTCGCCGCAGCGATCGGGCAGCACCGGCTGGGCGGCGGCGACTTCGTCTTCGACCACGGCGGCGCCGCCTACACGCTGATGCTGATCGGGGCGCTGCTGCTGCCCGTCGCCGCGATCGTCCTCGCCAAGACGGACGACCGGGCGGGCGTACCGCTCCGCCGCGACCTGCGCGAGGCGCTGCGCGGCGGCGACCCGGCCGTGGCCCCCGCCACCACCGGCTTCTTCCTCGCCCTGGAGGGCGGCGACGGAGCGGGCAAGTCCACCCAGGTCGAGGCGCTGGCCGACTGGATCCGTGCCAAGGGCCACGAGGTCGTCGTGACCCGCGAGCCCGGGGCCACCCCGGTCGGCAAGCGGCTGCGGTCGATCCTGCTGGACGTCTCCTCCGCCGGACTCTCCAACCGCGCCGAGGCGCTGCTGTACGCCGCCGACCGCGCCGAGCACGTCGACTCCGTGGTCCGCCCGGCGCTGGAGCGCGGCGCGATCGTCATCTCCGACCGCTACATCGACTCCTCCGTCGCCTACCAGGGCGCGGGCCGGGACCTGGCCCCGACCGAGATCGCCCGGATCTCACGGTGGGCGACGAGCGGCCTCGTACCGCATCTGACGGTGCTGCTGGACGTCGACCCGCAGACCGCGCGCGAGCGGTTCACGGAGGCGCCGGACCGGCTGGAGTCGGAGCCGGCGGAGTTCCACGAGCGCGTACGGTCCGGGTTCCTGACCCTGGCCGCCGCCGACCCGACGCGCTACCTGGTGGTGGACGCCGGGCAGGAGCCCGAGGCGATCACCACGGTCGTACGTCACCGCCTCGACCGGCTCCTTCCGCTCTCCGAGGCCGAGATCCAGGCCATCGAGGAGGCCCGCCGCAAGGCCGAGGAAGAGGCGCGGCGCAAGGCGGAGGAAGAGGCCGCCCGCAAGGCCGAGGGGGAGCGCCTGGAGAAGGAGCGCCAGGAGCAGCTGGCCCGGCTGCGCGCCGAGGAGGAGGAGCGCAAGCAGCGCGAGCTGGAGGAGGCGCGGCAGCGCGAGGCCGAGCGCCAGGCGGAGGAGGCCCGGCAGCGCGCCGAGGAGGCCCGCCGCCGGGCCGAGGAGGACCGCCGCCGGCTGGAGGCCGAGGAGCGGGCCCGCGAGGCCGAGCAGGAACGCCTCCGCAAGCAGGCCGAGGAGGAGGCGCGGCTCCGCAAGGAGGCCGAGGCGCTCCGGCTGGAGAAGCAGCGGAAGGCCGAGGAGGCGCTGGTCCGGGCCGAGGAAGCCCGTCGGCGCGCTGAGGCCGAGGCGGCCGCTCGTACGGAGGCGGCTCGGGCCGAGGCGGAGCGCGCGGAGGCCGCTTCCCGTGCCTCCCGTTCTGAGGCGTCCTCGCGGTCGGAGGGGCACGGGCCGACCGTTCCGGAGAACGAGCTCACGGTGCCCACGCCGATCGTGAACCCGAACGAGATCACACAGCCGGTGCCTGCGGCGCGTCCGGAGGAGGGGCCGGGTTCGGGCTCTGCTTCGGGGTCGGGCTCGGGTTCGCGTTCCGGTTCGGGTTCGGGTTCCGGGGACGATGAGACGGCGATGCTGCCGCGGATCACGGACGAGCGGCCGGGGCGTGAGGCGCGCGACGGCCGGGACAGCCGTGATGCTCGCGGTGCTCGGGACAGCCGTGAGGCCCGGGACGCCCGCGACGCTCGGGCCGCCGATGAGACGGCCGTGCTGCCGCCCGTACGGGGGGACCAGCCCTCCGACCGGGTGCCCAAGGGCTACTTCCGGGACGAGGGCCCGGCGACCCCGCCGGCGGAGAGCGAGAACGAGCGCACGCGGGAACTGCCGCAGATCGAGGACCCGCAGGCCGCGGGCCGGGCCGACGAGTCCCGCTCCCGTCGCAAGCGCCCCCGTCCGGACTGGGCCGAGGAGACCCCGCTGGACGATCTGCCGACGCTGGCGGACGAGCTGCTCGGCGGGCACGACGACGAGGGCCCCACGGGCCGGGGACGTCGCCCGCGCGGCTGA
- the topA gene encoding type I DNA topoisomerase, which produces MSPTSETAQGGRRLVIVESPAKAKTIKGYLGPGYVVEASVGHIRDLPNGAAEVPDEYTGEVRRLGVDVENDFQPIYVVNADKKAQVRKLKQLLAESDELFLATDEDREGEAIAWHLQEVLRPKVPVHRMVFHEITKDAIRAAVANPRELNQRMVDAQETRRILDRLYGYEVSPVLWKKVMPKLSAGRVQSVATRLVVERERERIAFRSAEYWDLTGKFATGRTGDASDPSTLTARLSAVDGRRIAQGRDFGADGRLKAGSAQTLHLDEVNARALAAALADTSFAVRSVESKPYRRSPYAPFRTTTLQQEASRKLGFGAKATMQVAQKLYENGFITYMRTDSTTLSDTAVSAARAQVTQLYGANYLPEKPRTYAGKVKNAQEAHEAIRPSGDRFRTPAETGLTGDQFRLYELIWKRTVASQMKDATGNSVTVKIGGRASDGRDAEFSASGKTITFHGFMKAYVEGADDPNAELDDRERRLPQVAEGDALTAEEITVDGHATKPPARYTEASLVKELEEREIGRPSTYASIIGTILDRGYVFKKGTALVPSFLSFAVVNLLEKHFGRLVDYDFTARMEDDLDRIARGEAQSVPWLKRFYFGAQPGDDTSGAGAASDAGNGDGDHLGGLKELVTDLGAIDAREISSFPVGNDIKLRVGRYGPYIERGEKDAEGHQRADVPEDLAPDELTVEPAEELLAKPSGDFELGADPVTGNQIIAKDGRYGPYVTEVLPEGTPKTGKNAVKPRTASLFKSMSLDTVTLADALKLMSLPRVVGTDAEGVEITAQNGRYGPYLKKGTDSRSLTSEDQLFDITLEEALAIYAQPKQRGRAAAKPPLKELGTDPVSGAPVVVKDGRFGAYVTDGETNATLRTGDSVEEITPERGYELLAEKRAKGPAKKKTAKKAPAKKATAKKTAAKKTTAAKTTAAKKTAAKKTATKSTAAKKTATAKKTASASASASSSSED; this is translated from the coding sequence TTGTCCCCGACCAGCGAGACCGCACAGGGCGGCCGCCGACTCGTCATCGTCGAGTCGCCTGCCAAGGCGAAGACGATCAAGGGCTATCTCGGCCCCGGATACGTCGTCGAGGCGAGCGTCGGGCACATCCGCGACCTCCCGAACGGCGCGGCCGAGGTCCCGGACGAGTACACCGGCGAGGTACGCCGCCTCGGGGTGGACGTCGAGAACGACTTCCAGCCCATCTATGTCGTCAATGCCGACAAGAAGGCCCAGGTCAGGAAGCTCAAGCAGCTGCTGGCCGAGTCCGACGAACTCTTCCTCGCCACCGATGAGGACCGCGAGGGCGAGGCCATCGCGTGGCACCTCCAGGAGGTCCTGCGGCCCAAGGTCCCGGTCCACCGGATGGTCTTCCACGAGATCACCAAGGACGCTATCCGGGCCGCCGTCGCCAACCCGCGCGAGCTCAACCAGCGCATGGTCGACGCCCAGGAGACCCGCCGTATCCTCGACCGCCTCTACGGCTACGAGGTCTCGCCGGTCCTGTGGAAGAAGGTCATGCCGAAGCTCTCGGCGGGCCGCGTCCAGTCCGTCGCCACCCGCCTCGTCGTCGAGCGGGAGCGCGAGCGCATCGCCTTCCGCTCCGCCGAGTACTGGGACCTGACCGGAAAGTTCGCCACCGGCCGCACCGGTGACGCCTCCGACCCCTCGACCCTGACCGCCCGCCTCAGCGCGGTCGACGGCCGCCGCATCGCCCAGGGCCGCGACTTCGGCGCCGACGGCCGGCTCAAGGCCGGCTCCGCGCAGACCCTGCACCTGGACGAGGTGAACGCCCGCGCCCTGGCCGCCGCGCTCGCCGACACGTCCTTCGCCGTCCGGTCCGTCGAGTCGAAGCCGTACCGGCGCTCCCCGTACGCCCCCTTCCGTACGACGACCCTCCAGCAGGAGGCGAGCCGCAAGCTGGGCTTCGGGGCCAAGGCGACCATGCAGGTGGCGCAGAAGCTGTACGAGAACGGCTTCATCACCTATATGCGTACGGACTCCACGACCCTCTCGGACACCGCGGTCTCCGCGGCCCGGGCACAGGTCACGCAGTTGTACGGGGCGAACTACCTCCCCGAGAAGCCGCGTACGTACGCCGGGAAGGTCAAGAACGCGCAGGAGGCGCACGAGGCGATCCGCCCCTCCGGCGACCGCTTCCGCACCCCCGCCGAGACCGGCCTCACCGGCGACCAGTTCCGGCTCTACGAGCTGATCTGGAAGCGGACCGTCGCCTCCCAGATGAAGGACGCGACCGGCAACTCCGTCACCGTCAAGATCGGCGGCCGGGCGAGCGACGGCCGGGACGCCGAGTTCTCCGCCTCCGGCAAGACGATCACCTTCCACGGCTTCATGAAGGCGTACGTCGAAGGCGCCGACGACCCGAACGCCGAGCTGGACGACCGCGAGCGGCGGCTGCCGCAGGTCGCCGAGGGCGACGCGCTGACCGCCGAGGAGATCACGGTCGACGGGCACGCCACCAAGCCCCCGGCCCGCTACACCGAGGCCTCGCTGGTCAAGGAGCTGGAAGAGCGCGAGATCGGCCGCCCGTCGACGTACGCCTCGATCATCGGGACCATCCTGGACCGCGGCTACGTCTTCAAGAAGGGCACCGCGCTCGTCCCGTCCTTCCTCTCCTTCGCCGTGGTCAACCTGCTGGAGAAGCACTTCGGCCGGCTCGTCGACTACGACTTCACCGCCCGCATGGAGGACGACCTCGACCGCATCGCGCGGGGCGAGGCCCAGTCCGTGCCGTGGCTCAAGCGCTTCTACTTCGGCGCGCAGCCCGGCGACGACACCTCCGGCGCCGGTGCGGCCTCCGACGCGGGCAACGGCGACGGCGACCACCTCGGCGGCCTGAAGGAACTGGTCACCGACCTCGGCGCGATCGACGCCCGGGAGATCTCCTCCTTCCCGGTCGGCAACGACATCAAGCTCCGCGTCGGCCGGTACGGCCCGTACATCGAGCGGGGCGAGAAGGACGCCGAGGGCCACCAGCGCGCCGACGTCCCCGAGGACCTGGCCCCCGACGAGCTGACCGTGGAGCCGGCCGAGGAGCTGCTGGCCAAGCCCAGCGGCGACTTCGAGCTGGGCGCCGACCCGGTGACCGGCAACCAGATCATCGCCAAGGACGGCCGCTACGGCCCGTACGTCACCGAGGTGCTGCCCGAGGGGACGCCGAAGACCGGCAAGAACGCGGTGAAGCCGCGGACCGCCTCGCTCTTCAAGTCCATGTCCCTGGACACGGTCACCCTCGCCGACGCCCTCAAGCTGATGTCGCTGCCGCGCGTCGTCGGTACCGACGCCGAGGGTGTCGAGATCACCGCGCAGAACGGCCGGTACGGCCCGTATCTGAAGAAGGGCACCGACTCCCGGTCGCTGACCTCCGAGGACCAGCTCTTCGACATCACCCTCGAAGAGGCCCTCGCGATCTACGCCCAGCCCAAGCAGCGCGGCCGGGCCGCGGCCAAGCCGCCGCTGAAGGAGCTGGGCACCGACCCGGTGAGCGGTGCGCCGGTCGTGGTGAAGGACGGCCGCTTCGGCGCGTACGTCACCGACGGCGAGACCAACGCGACGCTGCGGACCGGTGACAGCGTCGAGGAGATCACGCCGGAGCGCGGCTACGAGCTGCTGGCCGAGAAGCGCGCCAAGGGACCCGCCAAGAAGAAGACGGCGAAGAAGGCCCCGGCGAAGAAGGCGACGGCCAAGAAGACGGCCGCGAAGAAGACGACGGCGGCCAAGACCACGGCCGCCAAGAAGACCGCGGCGAAGAAGACGGCCACCAAGTCCACGGCCGCCAAGAAGACGGCGACGGCGAAGAAGACGGCGTCGGCCTCGGCCTCCGCGTCGTCCTCGTCGGAGGACTGA
- a CDS encoding ABC transporter permease: MFIGTLLVGPLLQLLFFLFLGRELQVADDHFYLLGNAVLASSTACVYGGTMAIADGRRYGTLGAVLLSPRHRTPLRIGRALPHVLNGLLISVFTLTVAALLLGLRIPLGALPGLAAVLLAAAAGCSAFGPALGALGLRFRDVFLISNVAGSVLLLLTGANVPRAGPPEGMRLPGGLLPLAHAVEAARAPAAGGGLDRALPGTELLVGAGYALLALVLLAVFERGSRRRATLDVM; the protein is encoded by the coding sequence ATGTTCATCGGCACCCTGCTGGTCGGCCCGCTGCTCCAGCTCCTCTTCTTCCTCTTCCTCGGGCGGGAGCTCCAGGTGGCCGACGATCACTTCTACCTGCTGGGCAACGCGGTGCTCGCCTCCTCCACCGCCTGCGTCTACGGCGGCACGATGGCGATCGCCGACGGACGCCGGTACGGCACCCTCGGCGCCGTCCTCCTCAGCCCTCGCCACCGGACTCCGCTCAGGATCGGCCGGGCCCTGCCCCATGTCCTCAACGGCCTCCTCATCAGCGTCTTCACGCTCACCGTCGCCGCTCTCCTGCTCGGTCTGCGGATTCCGCTCGGCGCTCTGCCGGGGCTCGCGGCGGTGCTGCTGGCGGCCGCCGCGGGGTGCTCGGCGTTCGGTCCGGCGCTGGGGGCGCTCGGACTCCGCTTCCGTGACGTGTTCCTGATCTCCAACGTGGCCGGATCCGTACTGCTCCTGCTGACCGGGGCCAACGTGCCGCGCGCGGGACCCCCCGAAGGGATGCGCCTGCCCGGCGGTCTCCTGCCGCTGGCCCATGCCGTGGAGGCCGCCCGGGCGCCGGCCGCGGGCGGCGGCCTGGACCGCGCGCTGCCCGGGACGGAGCTGCTGGTCGGAGCCGGGTACGCGCTGCTCGCCCTGGTGCTCCTGGCCGTCTTCGAGCGGGGCAGCCGCCGCCGCGCGACCCTTGACGTCATGTGA